One genomic segment of Huiozyma naganishii CBS 8797 chromosome 8, complete genome includes these proteins:
- the MMM1 gene encoding ERMES complex subunit MMM1 (similar to Saccharomyces cerevisiae MMM1 (YLL006W); ancestral locus Anc_5.210), protein MSNLFEGSERAIGADQSLSSNITLDDYIRNILPAQLNETLLQNLQEQNKNVSKDIIDELARSWELLTEKGADMARQLAPRTLNPPVQQSSFSAWSFSQGLVLGQLSIVLLMFFFIKFFIFSDGKNDDRNPPVTSSASSSSEYVNKTRTKLETTLESSDIDDPTVLKRGGQEAKSNYNNSMNDSDLERVSLTDKILDKTYYNVATHQSESLDWFNVLIAQIIEQFREEATNKDNIIKFLNRFVGDNSINLPDYLGDIRVTEIDIGDDFPIFSNCRIEKEKQKLEAKIDIDLNDRLALGVETKLLLNYPKRNFAALPINLTVAVVRFQGCLTVSLTKASDFIPPKNDTTSNSSETFHTEEDNGYFLVFSFSPEYKMDFEISSLIGARSKLENIPKITDVLEYQIKKWFVERCVEPRFQFIKLPSIWPRSKNVRQE, encoded by the coding sequence ATGAGTAACCTCTTTGAAGGCAGTGAGCGGGCTATTGGTGCTGACCaatcactttcttcaaacatCACTCTGGATGATTATATAAGGAATATTCTGCCTGCGCAACTAAACGAGACCTTACTCCAAAATTTGCAAGAGCAAAACAAGAACGTTTCTAAGGATATAATTGATGAGCTGGCTAGAAGTTGGGAATTACTAACAGAAAAGGGGGCTGACATGGCCCGACAATTGGCTCCTAGAACCTTGAACCCACCTGTTCAGCAAAGCTCCTTCTCAGCTTGGTCTTTTTCTCAAGGATTGGTGTTAGGTCAATTGAGTATTGTTCTACTTATGTTTTTCTTTATAAAGTTCTTTATCTTTAGTGATGGAAAGAACGACGATAGAAACCCACCAGTGACATCTTCTGCTTCGTCATCTTCGGAATACGTGAATAAGACTCGAACCAAGCTGGAAACAACATTAGAAAGTTCGGACATTGATGATCCCACTGTTTTGAAAAGGGGTGGACAAGAAGCTAAAagcaactacaacaactcTATGAACGACTCTGACTTAGAGAGGGTGTCGCTGACTGACAAAATATTGGACAAGACGTACTATAATGTGGCAACACATCAATCTGAATCCCTAGATTGGTTCAACGTACTGATTGCGCAGATTATCGAACAATTCAGAGAAGAAGCTACCAACAAAGACAATATCATAAAATTTCTTAACAGGTTCGTTGGGGATAACTCCATTAATTTACCAGATTATCTCGGAGATATCAGAGTCACAGAGATAGACATTGGGGACGACTTCCCCATATTTTCAAACTGTAGgattgaaaaggaaaaacagaaactaGAAGCAAAGATTGACATTGATCTGAACGACAGGTTAGCATTGGGGGTTGAAACGAAGTTACTCTTGAATTACCCGAAACGAAATTTTGCAGCGTTACCGATAAATTTGACAGTCGCAGTCGTACGATTTCAAGGTTGTTTGACAGTTTCCTTAACAAAGGCGAGTGATTTCATCCCCCCAAAAAATGACACTACCAGTAACTCATCCGAAACGTTTCACACTGAGGAAGACAATGGTtactttcttgttttttcattttctccAGAGTACAAGATGGACTTTGAAATTAGTTCGCTAATCGGGGCCAGATCAaagttggaaaatataCCCAAAATCACAGATGTACTTGAGTATCAGATCAAAAAGTGGTTTGTAGAAAGGTGCGTAGAGCCCAGATTTCAATTCATCAAACTACCCAGCATATGGCCCAGAAGTAAAAATGTGAGGCAGGAATGA
- the SPO75 gene encoding Spo75p (similar to Saccharomyces cerevisiae SPO75 (YLL005C); ancestral locus Anc_5.211) — MINPSNLFTFQFQAVEHQSQTPQEFFLSLTHSQFDPDNNIKKFTKEILSAFATSARVGAAHREIGISFERFLYGILLSLGYLVFQTLLFLLLRIIFKRLYQGKRVLNPEGFKSNWLKTIITADIESYKESCGLDAYLMLRFLKFLAFFSFTTSIVNLPVLLPIHYISGSDSTSLDRLNMSNIDSKVMVIHLIMCIFLVSWFFALLHSELKITTSCIKKEINKGRYQHILFLDNVILNKRELIEKFQIMGNIEGVCYIPKDYKKIYLIWKKMRHLEHQLEKITLEVYLEQFFSERMKDISGSNKFNNIFKSTNRKLKFNFNKYVFQMKTLVDRSKWRFFRIHGANKGSIYRLPLSFRFKKRSFLKDRMELLPKKIEEYHKVVKELIKRREYLEKKNNPNFVSSRYFYNKAFIEFDSAITCHLFAQLLNNNQNDVKLVVGPDPQDIIWSNVSAESTILKWIRGGIARIFGVLIIVGWIIPVGLIGLLSQIPYLAYLILIPNSSEFRSEVVYNLVIIIFPVVSLIFLTECAPYIFRLLSYLKGCRTGSEIEVDTQKWFFAFLFVHLFLVVTISSGVSFVIENLINNPTTVPSILAAELPKSSNFFCSFILMRGMAYCGGNLIRIGELFIEVFYYKLCLYTPHKRLERLRKSLYFQWGSVYPIFSVLGCITVIYSVIAPLILPLACVSFILVYYSFKYLFEYQYSYSNSSETFGKLYPQALMQLYAGIYFLEVCLLGLFVVSNQYIVSIAMILLFVVTIITHAKFASLFLCGFQQVDYTCQKSGFDSSKLPSFQLNCNVISKYQLPMVTFDRNIKKLWIPCDSKGLVHSFQMQMQNQFGLILDIDRCFIDDEGDIYLHI; from the coding sequence ATGATCAACCCCTCGAATCTATTCACGTTCCAATTTCAAGCAGTAGAACATCAATCGCAGACCCCTCAAGAGTTTTTTTTAAGTTTGACACACAGCCAGTTCGACCCAGATAATAATATCAAGAAATTTACAAAAGAAATTCTTTCTGCCTTTGCAACTTCTGCAAGGGTAGGTGCTGCGCATAGGGAAATTGGTATATCCTTCGAAAGATTCCTTTATGGTATACTACTATCGTTGGGTTACCTCGTCTTTCAAacacttttatttttgctACTCCGTATTATCTTCAAGCGTCTCTATCAAGGAAAGAGGGTCTTAAATCCTGAAGGATTTAAAAGTAACTGGCTTAAGACCATAATTACCGCGGACATTGAATCTTACAAAGAAAGCTGTGGATTGGATGCTTATTTAATGTTGAGATTTTTAAAATTCCTTGCTTTTTTCTCCTTTACAACTTCGATAGTCAATTTGCCTGTTCTGTTACCAATCCACTATATTTCCGGTTCGGATTCAACATCACTAGATCGATTGAATATGTCGAATATAGATTCCAAAGTTATGGTTATTCATTTGATCATGTGCATTTTTCTTGTTAGCTGGTTTTTTGCTTTGCTACACAGTGAGCTAAAAATCACTACTAGTTGCATCAAAAAAGAGATAAATAAAGGGAGATATCAACACATTTTATTTCTAGATAACGTGATTCTTAACAAAAGGGAGTTAATTGAGAAGTTTCAAATAATGGGAAACATTGAAGGAGTGTGTTACATTCCTAAAGATTACAAAAAGATCTATCTtatttggaagaaaatgcGTCATTTAGAACACCAACTAGAAAAAATAACTTTGGAGGTGTAccttgaacagttctttTCTGAAAGGATGAAAGATATCAGCGGTAGTAATAAATTTAACAACATTTTCAAATCAACAAACCGGAAGCTAAAATTTAACTTTAATAAGTATGTGTTCCAGATGAAAACTTTAGTTGATCGCTCAAAGTGGAGATTTTTTAGAATACACGGCGCCAATAAAGGATCGATATATAGATTGCCGTTATCTTTCAGGTTTAAAAAAAGGTCTTTCTTAAAGGATAGGATGGAACTGctaccaaaaaaaatagaagaaTACCACAAAGTTGTTAAAGAACTAATTAAAAGACGAgaatatttggaaaagaagaacaacccTAATTTTGTCTCTTCAAGATACTTTTATAATAAAGCGTTTATTGAGTTTGACTCCGCCATAACATGTCATCTCTTCGCTCAATTACTAAACAATAACCAGAATGATGTCAAACTAGTTGTGGGTCCCGATCCACAGGACATTATCTGGTCGAACGTTTCTGCAGAATCCACCATACTGAAATGGATAAGAGGAGGTATCGCCAGAATTTTTGGCGTCCTTATTATTGTTGGTTGGATTATACCAGTAGGGTTGATTGGGCTGCTGTCCCAAATTCCGTATTTGGCATATCTGATACTGATCCCCAACAGCTCTGAATTTCGCTCAGAGGTTGTTTATAACTTGGTTATCATAATATTCCCAGTTGTttcattgatttttttgacagAGTGTGCTCCTTATATATTCCGCCTTCTCAGCTATTTAAAGGGCTGCAGAACAGGTTCCGAGATCGAGGTAGATACTCAGAAATGGTTTTTTGCCTTTCTCTTTGTGCATTTATTCCTTGTGGTTACAATTTCCTCTGGTGTATCCTTTGTTATTGAAAACTTAATTAATAATCCTACCACAGTACCGTCCATTCTTGCAGCCGAACTGCCAAAAAGCTCAAATTTCTTTTGCTCTTTTATTCTAATGAGAGGAATGGCATATTGTGGCGGTAACCTAATCCGAATTGGAGAACTCTTTATTGAAGTTTTTTACTACAAACTATGTCTCTACACACCACATAAGAGATTAGAGAGACTCCGAAAATCGCTGTATTTTCAGTGGGGTTCGGTGTACCctattttttctgttctaGGCTGTATCACCGTTATCTACAGTGTGATTGCTCCGCTAATTCTTCCCCTTGCATGCGTTTCATTTATTTTGGTTTACtactccttcaagtaccTATTTGAATACCAGTATTCTTATAGCAACAGCTCTGAAACTTTTGGCAAGCTGTACCCACAAGCCCTAATGCAACTTTACGCTGGCATATATTTTTTAGAGGTTTGTTTATTGGGGTTATTCGTGGTTTCAAATCAGTATATTGTTTCAATAGCGATGATACTATTGTTTGTTGTGACAATAATTACACATGCCAAATTTGCAAGCCTCTTTCTTTGTGGATTTCAGCAAGTAGACTACACATGCCAAAAGAGTGGGTTTGACTCATCCAAATTACCTTCATTTCAACTGAATTGCAATGTAATATCGAAATATCAATTACCGATGGTAACTTTTGATAGaaacatcaaaaaattatgGATACCTTGTGATAGCAAAGGGCTGGTCCATTCCTTTCAAATGCAGATGCAGAATCAGTTTGGTCTGATATTAGATATTGATAGATGTTTTATCGATGATGAAGGTGACATATATTTACATATTTGA
- the DRS1 gene encoding putative ATP-dependent RNA helicase (similar to Saccharomyces cerevisiae DRS1 (YLL008W); ancestral locus Anc_5.208) has product MVKKFNDLDFVPTISDSEEDIPDLDVSEDEALDQEENKEQVRESATQNKKKKKASKSKKSAGEDAERGDLDENFRFTLDDASTYSKDFQGWDFDVSKANGDELARKDVDLDKIIRRKGGLLQMAAIDKKKDEESDGASSEEEEASDTESAAHKDEDELAMDGFGMGAKPQEEEIENGDESSSEDEDDDVEESEEEGKELVASDHGEDADDGEEDDTAEAKAEFYASDNEADDAKKQTHETFNSLSLSRPVLKGLAHLGYTKPSPIQSATIPVALQGKDVIAGAVTGSGKTAAFMIPIIERLLFKPSKVAMTRVIVLTPTRELAIQISDVAKKIGQFVSGLTFGLAVGGLNLRQQEQALKARPDIVIATPGRFIDHIRNSASFNVDSVEILVLDEADRMLEEGFQDELKEIMTMLPSKRQNLLFSATMNSKIKSLVSLSLRRPVRIMIDPPKQAASKLTQEFVRIRKRDNLKPALLFNLIRKLDSNAQKRIVVFVARKETAHRLRIILGLLGMAVAELHGSLTQEQRLESVTRFKSLDVPVLICTDLASRGLDIPKIEVVINYDMPKSHEIYLHRVGRTARAGREGRSVTLVGESSQERAIVRAAIKSVEETNQISNNGGRALGRNVDWNQVEETNKLVEKSADTIEAVLVEEKEEKEILRAEMQLKKGENMLKHKKEIQARPRRTWFQTETEKKNAKVMGTLSATKKNTNSKKRKREEAMEDGGRSYKKTQKDRINDQQRPPKGKKGGKKNGKR; this is encoded by the coding sequence ATGGTTAAGAAGTTTAACGATTTGGATTTCGTGCCCACAATTAGCGACTCAGAGGAGGATATTCCAGATCTGGACGTCTCTGAAGATGAAGCGCTAGATCAGGAGGAGAACAAAGAACAGGTTCGTGAGAGTGCAactcaaaacaaaaagaagaagaaagcCTCgaaatcaaagaagagTGCCGGGGAGGACGCAGAGAGGGGTGATCTGGACGAAAACTTCCGGTTTACGTTGGACGATGCTTCTACGTATTCGAAGGACTTTCAAGGTTGGGACTTTGATGTTAGTAAAGCTAACGGCGATGAATTGGCCAGGAAGGATGTCGATTTGGACAAAATAATTAGAAGGAAGGGTGGGTTGCTTCAAATGGCTGCCATTGATAAGAAGAAAGATGAGGAAAGCGATGGTGCTTCATcggaggaagaagaagcatCTGATACAGAGTCCGCGGCACAcaaagacgaagatgaaTTGGCCATGGATGGTTTTGGTATGGGTGCTAAACCTCAAGAAGAGGAGATAGAGAACGGAGACGAAAGTTCCAGcgaagacgaggacgatgaTGTCGAAGAAAGCGAGGAGGAAGGGAAAGAACTTGTAGCTTCCGATCATGGTGAGGATGCCGATGATGGGGAGGAAGACGACACTGCTGAGGCGAAGGCAGAGTTTTATGCCTCCGATAACGAAGCCGATGATGCCAAGAAGCAAACGCACGAAACATTCAACTCACTTTCTCTATCGCGTCCTGTTTTGAAGGGTCTGGCTCATCTGGGTTACACCAAGCCCTCGCCGATCCAAAGCGCCACCATTCCCGTTGCTTTGCAAGGTAAAGATGTCATTGCTGGTGCCGTTACAGGTTCTGGTAAAACAGCAGCGTTCATGATCCCGATTATTGAACGTCTCTTATTCAAGCCATCGAAAGTGGCAATGACAAGGGTCATTGTGTTAACCCCAACCCGTGAACTGGCTATCCAAATTTCGGATGTCGCCAAGAAAATAGGTCAGTTTGTTTCCGGTCTTACTTTTGGGTTGGCCGTTGGTGGTCTAAATCTGAGACAACAAGAGCAAGCTTTGAAGGCCAGACCAGATATCGTTATTGCCACACCAGGTAGATTTATCGATCATATCAGGAATTCCGCCAGTTTCAATGTCGACTCTGTAGAGATCTTGGTTTTAGATGAAGCCGATAGAATGTTGGAGGAAGGTTTTCAAgacgaattgaaggagattATGACCATGCTTCCAAGTAAGAGACAAAACTTGCTGTTTTCCGCCACAATGAACTCCAAGATAAAAAGTTTGGTATCGCTATCTCTAAGAAGACCAGTTAGAATTATGATCGACCCTCCAAAGCAAGCAGCCTCCAAATTGACTCAAGAGTTTGTTCGTATTCGTAAAAGAGATAACTTAAAGCCTGCCTTATTATTCAATTTGATCAGGAAATTGGATAGTAATGCGCAGAAGAGAATCGTGGTATTTGTCGCCAGGAAGGAAACCGCGCATAGGTTAAGAATCAttcttggtcttcttgGTATGGCCGTTGCAGAGCTACATGGGTCGCTAACCCAGGAGCAACGTTTGGAATCCGTCACCAGATTCAAGAGTTTGGATGTCCCGGTGCTAATCTGTACTGATTTGGCTTCCAGAGGTCTTGATATCCCCAAAATTGAGGTTGTCATAAATTATGATATGCCCAAGTCACATGAGATTTATCTGCATAGAGTGGGTCGTACTGCAAGAGCCGGTAGAGAAGGTCGTTCCGTCACATTAGTGGGGGAGTCTTCCCAAGAAAGAGCTATTGTCAGAGCTGCTATTAAGAGTGTCGAAGAAACAAatcaaatttcaaataaTGGGGGTAGGGCACTAGGTAGAAACGTCGATTGGAACCAAGTCGAAGAGACAAATAAACTGGTTGAGAAATCTGCAGACACCATTGAGGCTGTTTTGGtggaagaaaaggaagagaagGAAATTTTGAGAGCCGAAATGCAACTAAAGAAGGGTGAAAATATGCTGAAGCACAAAAAAGAGATTCAAGCTagaccaagaagaaccTGGTTCCAAAcggaaacagaaaagaaaaatgccAAAGTTATGGGCACTTTGTCAGCAACCAAAAAGAATACAAACAgcaaaaagagaaagagagaggaGGCCATGGAAGATGGGGGGCGTTCCTATAAAAAGACTCAAAAGGATCGTATCAATGATCAGCAAAGACCTCCTAAAGGCAAGAAAGGAGGTAAGAAAAATGGTAAAAGGTAA
- the COX17 gene encoding copper metallochaperone COX17 (similar to Saccharomyces cerevisiae COX17 (YLL009C); ancestral locus Anc_5.205) produces the protein MSEPVDQSKVSVDKEERPKACCVCKDEKSARDECLLFKGTADDSGYVKCKDLIEKYKSCMKGHGFEVK, from the coding sequence ATGTCTGAACCAGTTGACCAGAGTAAAGTTAGTGTGGATAAGGAGGAGAGGCCCAAGGCATGTTGCGTTTGCAAAGATGAGAAGTCCGCCCGTGACGAGTGTTTGCTCTTTAAAGGGACAGCAGATGACAGCGGGTATGTCAAGTGTAAAGATCTGATTGAGAAGTACAAGAGCTGTATGAAGGGTCATGGTTTCGAGGTCAAGTGA
- the KNAG0H02540 gene encoding uncharacterized protein (similar to Saccharomyces cerevisiae YEH1 (YLL012W) and YEH2 (YLR020C); ancestral locus Anc_5.200), with the protein MTIEFSRPDSARYYAKRVFAHVILNAGITVIMVLALYKHFFENGGEQCDHGTVEIAEPIDIVASQKKKKKKEKDPLVPALSYYYSKLNIPVEELSVETEDGFTLEMWHLKHPTDTLPNGQKRKAFLCIHGLLQSSGSFASGGEHSLAYYLYSQGFDVWLGNNRIGFEINKKIKHSPKCWNWDMRELVQFDLPAMVQFVRARSGNEKINLLGHSQGTAEIFLGLINNCGGINKYVDNFVALSPACYPGSLLLKESAVMKIMSRTIDNDAVFGNKSFVKIMMVARRCLLGTQFFSFICYLFFNYLFEWNDTLWDNEIKSRHFMFSPVHVSVKLMQWWLSTDPNKVSFLRHAPQLFPEHHTWWGPEYKQEDRPNVLLFVPRKDKLVDGQRVIDHFQNYEDKNTYKYWVIDEYSHLDVLWAKNVNERIGKTLVENLR; encoded by the coding sequence ATGACTATTGAGTTTTCAAGGCCGGATTCGGCAAGGTACTATGCAAAGCGTGTTTTTGCACATGTAATTTTGAATGCGGGTATCACCGTGATCATGGTGTTGGCGTTGTACAAAcatttcttcgagaacGGTGGTGAGCAGTGCGACCACGGGACGGTGGAGATCGCTGAGCCCATTGACATCGTCGCATcacagaagaagaagaagaagaaggagaaagatCCATTGGTCCCAGCTCTATCGTACTACTACAGTAAATTGAATATACCGGTGGAGGAACTTAGTGTGGAGACTGAGGATGGTTTTACACTGGAAATGTGGCATTTGAAACATCCTACAGATACGTTGCCCAACGGACAGAAGAGAAAGGCGTTTCTTTGCATTCACGGGCTCTTGCAGAGCAGTGGATCGTTTGCTTCAGGTGGTGAGCATTCGCTTGCGTACTACTTGTACTCACAGGGGTTCGACGTCTGGTTGGGGAATAATAGGATAGGGTTTGAAATTAACAAGAAGATTAAACATTCCCCCAAATGTTGGAATTGGGATATGAGGGAACTGGTGCAGTTTGACTTGCCCGCAATGGTACAGTTTGTCAGGGCGAGATCAGGTAATGAAAAGATTAACCTATTGGGCCATTCCCAAGGTACAGCAGAGATTTTCTTGGGACTTATTAATAACTGTGGTGGGATCAACAAGTACGTTGATAACTTCGTCGCATTATCTCCAGCTTGTTACCCTGGATCACttctcttgaaggagagcGCTGTGATGAAGATAATGTCGCGCACAATTGATAACGACGCTGTATTCGGCAACAAGTCCTTCGTCAAGATAATGATGGTTGCACGTCGTTGTCTCTTGGGGACACAGTTCTTCTCGTTCATCTGCtaccttttcttcaactacTTATTCGAGTGGAACGACACACTGTGGGATAACGAGATCAAATCGAGACACTTCATGTTTTCCCCAGTCCACGTCTCCGTTAAGTTGATGCAGTGGTGGTTGAGCACGGACCCAAATAAAGTGAGTTTTTTGAGACATGCGCCACAACTGTTCCCAGAACACCACACTTGGTGGGGGCCCGAGTACAAACAGGAGGACAGACCAAATGTCTTGCTGTTTGTGCCGCGCAAGGACAAACTCGTGGATGGACAGCGTGTCATCGACCATTTCCAAAACTACGAGGATAAAAACACGTACAAGTACTGGGTCATCGACGAGTACTCGCATCTGGATGTCCTATGGGCCAAGAACGTGAACGAACGGATAGGGAAAACGTTGGTGGAGAACTTAAGATAG
- the PUF3 gene encoding mRNA-binding protein PUF3 (similar to Saccharomyces cerevisiae PUF3 (YLL013C); ancestral locus Anc_5.196) codes for MNNISAGSNSNSSSNGNTKYGDMDVELASIVSSLSALSNSGSTSNSMGGGASGNGKQLGGFRRSSFNSSDADSDVGFANNNGNTFKNLSHSLGTAPPYASSFNQLLSSNGTTGASNNNNNNNYYYSSSASHAGNNSMKQRLGLLGSYPNSMAGPGPTFTISNGKDNNYAHTIQNITTGATGGGGMGSGGFFEAFGKSIIEGTRELENDDNVTVPSSHPGSQVTLDRGNISPAAFNSDDQHSGSDHTGSINSALSSHPKNIWNPASTETFKPGLEAFPQQQPQPQMVMKNGQYLVKQPMFQNGFPYNNGFQQFPMVPPPNSFIPMMMYQQGNDGVKDQAQENFVNTAPTPAEDNPATSPLSPTVLPVNTEDFDGSNPGSGNSPETLNILSPTNRGDSKGMVFVQGQDERNAEPFYYPTFNEDNRTSNNGKGAKLRKNSDHVNKHKGKHKGHNKNDKTNQLGANQANPYLDQAKYVRKNGFAATHKNDAPTLHHNDSESGTAKKQQSAQPAFHRSPLLEEIRSNSNNEEKTYHLADICGHTLEFCKDQYGSRFIQKELATASSSEKEVIFNEIRDDILTLSNDVFGNYVIQKFFEFGSKTQKDILIDNFSGKMKELSMQMYACRVIQKALEFIDADQRIELVKELSDCVLKMIKDQNGNHVIQKAIECIPIELLPFVLTSLTGHIYHLSTHSYGCRVVQRLLEFGSLQDKTVILLELKDFIPYLIQDQYGNYVIQHVLQHGSDDPDCLPMVSTKQEIIEIVSKNVVEFSKHKFASNVVEKAILYGTKEQKDSVISKILPKSKEHAANLEDNAPMILMMRDQFANYVVQKLVTVSEGEGKILIVIAIRAYLDKLNKSNSLGNRHLASVEKLAALVDTVEI; via the coding sequence ATGAATAATATAAGTGCCGGCAGCAACAGTAACAGTAGCAGCAACGGCAATACGAAGTACGGCGACATGGATGTTGAGTTGGCTTCAATAGTGTCATCGCTTAGTGCGCTGTCTAATTCGGGCAGCACGTCGAATAGTATGGGTGGTGGTGCCTCGGGGAACGGTAAGCAGCTCGGCGGGTTTAGAAGGTCGAGTTTCAACTCGAGCGATGCGGATTCCGATGTGGGGTTcgccaacaacaacggcaacactttcaaaaatttgagtCACTCCCTGGGGACTGCCCCACCGTATGCTTCCAGTTTCAACCAGTTGCTGTCATCGAACGGGACCACTGGTGctagcaacaacaacaacaataacaactaCTATTACTCCTCGTCGGCGTCTCACGCGGGGAACAACAGTATGAAGCAGAGGCTTGGCTTATTGGGGTCGTACCCTAACTCGATGGCTGGGCCCGGTCCCACGTTTACTATCTCGAATGGTAAGGACAACAACTATGCGCACACCATTCAGAATATCACCACTGGTGCGacaggtggtggtggtatgGGGTCTGGTGGGTTCTTCGAGGCGTTTGGGAAATCCATTATTGAGGGCACCAGAGAATTGGAGAATGACGATAACGTCACAGTCCCCTCATCGCACCCGGGTAGCCAAGTCACGTTGGATAGGGGGAACATCAGTCCAGCAGCGTTCAACAGTGACGATCAGCACAGTGGCAGCGATCACACTGGGTCCATCAACAGTGCTCTATCGTCGCACCCAAAGAACATCTGGAACCCAGCATCCACAGAGACTTTCAAACCTGGACTGGAGGCATTCccacaacaacagccaCAGCCACAGATGGTTATGAAAAACGGACAGTACCTTGTGAAACAGCCAATGTTCCAGAATGGATTCCCCTACAACAACGGGTTTCAACAGTTCCCAATGGTCCCCCCACCGAATTCATTCATCCCAATGATGATGTACCAGCAGGGGAATGACGGAGTCAAGGACCAAGCTCAGGAGAATTTTGTAAATACCGCTCCTACTCCTGCAGAAGACAACCCGGCGACGTCCCCGCTTTCCCCCACTGTACTACCTGTAAATACCGAGGACTTCGACGGCTCCAACCCTGGTTCAGGTAATTCACCTGAAACTTTAAATATTCTTTCACCAACAAACAGGGGGGACTCCAAGGGTATGGTATTTGTGCAAGGCCAAGATGAACGGAACGCAGAACCGTTCTATTACCCCACATTCAACGAGGATAATCGCACTAGCAACAACGGCAAGGGTGCCAAACTTCGCAAGAACTCTGATCATGTAAATAAGCATAAGGGTAAACATAAGGGCCACAACAAAAATGACAAGACGAACCAGTTGGGGGCGAACCAAGCGAATCCGTACCTGGACCAAGCAAAGTACGTTAGAAAGAATGGTTTCGCTGCCACCCACAAGAATGACGCACCAACACTACACCACAACGACTCGGAAAGTGGGACTGCCAAGAAGCAACAGTCAGCACAGCCTGCGTTCCATAGATCGCCATTGTTGGAGGAGATcaggagcaacagcaataacGAGGAGAAGACGTATCATTTGGCGGACATCTGCGGCCACACACTGGAATTCTGTAAAGATCAGTATGGGTCCCGTTTCATTCAGAAAGAGTTAGCAACAGCGTCCTCATCAGAGAAGGAGGTTATCTTCAACGAGATCAGAGATGATATTTTGACTCTTTCAAACGACGTCTTTGGTAACTACGTAATTCAGAAGTTCTTCGAATTTGGATCGAAGACTCAAAAGGATATCCTAATAGACAACTTCAGTGGTAAAATGAAGGAATTGTCCATGCAAATGTACGCCTGTAGGGTGATCCAAAAGGCGTTGGAGTTTATTGATGCAGATCAGAGGATTGAACTTGTGAAAGAACTGTCAGACTGTGTGCTGAAGATGATTAAAGACCAAAATGGTAATCATGTTATTCAGAAAGCCATTGAGTGCATCCCAATTGAGTTGCTTCCCTTCGTCTTAACGTCTCTAACGGGTCACATCTACCATCTGTCCACACATTCGTACGGTTGTCGTGTAGTCCAAAGGTTGTTGGAGTTTGGGTCCCTGCAGGACAAAACCGTCATATTACTTGAGCTGAAAGATTTCATTCCCTATTTGATCCAAGATCAATACGGTAACTACGTCATTCAACATGTACTACAGCACGGCTCCGATGATCCAGATTGTCTACCTATGGTCAGCACAAAGCAGGAGATAATTGAGATTGTCTCTAAAAACGTTGTAGAGTTTTCGAAACATAAGTTCGCCTCCAACGTTGTCGAAAAGGCGATCCTTTACGGAACCAAAGAGCAAAAAGATTCTGTTATCTCCAAGATCTTACCAAAGAGTAAAGAGCATGCGGCCAATCTAGAGGATAACGCTCCAATGATTCTCATGATGAGAGACCAATTTGCTAATTATGTGGTTCAAAAACTGGTGACTGTGTCGGAAGGTGAGGGCAAGATCCTCATTGTCATTGCAATACGGGCATATTTGGATAAACTGAACAAATCTAACTCGCTGGGGAATAGACATTTGGCCAGTGTTGAGAAATTGGCCGCATTGGTCGATACTGTtgagatttga